A genomic segment from Marmota flaviventris isolate mMarFla1 chromosome 7, mMarFla1.hap1, whole genome shotgun sequence encodes:
- the LOC139706473 gene encoding sperm motility kinase 2B-like, with product MSRESSERSVVRRVCRDLAACSSLEEALTGRYEPLGVVGQGSFAKVFLARHILTGTKVAVKVLRKGAGATLSWVLSELDIMKGLEHPHVVQLLEIVETPGTAYVVMEHMAGGQLGQHIPEVVGLWEDEARMLFGQVASAVGYCHAQGIAHRDVKADNVLLDAAGRAKLCDFGLACRFRAGEKLGLLCGTVAYWAPELHRREPYDGPAVDVWSLGVLLILMLTGSVPFTGASYEQAKEQVLQARYHLPFHLSDEAQSLVSWMLTLEPAHRPTLQQILGHPWLSQDGERCPSPPAELLPKRPDTSILLAMLDLGYGLQETWVSVATRQFNQAMATYLLLGHQKTRGAGCQVRLQVPGRPQVGPCPSLSIPSSLTLGPRWGVSRPAMRSWPLSACEQQQQQPEELKPSGQVGSRRASLPAIMLCSLSASVPAPGPTAPLPGSSQALAPDPSSSSTAQPPAGSRTPGLTRDTARGWRGVVRSMATCLARLCCCVQAPRTGSGRSNRVAPAAGGPAPPPPPAPRDPPGPAPTRGQALRRFFKNRVAPWPAPS from the coding sequence ATGTCTAGAGAGAGCAGTGAGCGTAGTGTGGTGCGGAGGGTGTGTCGGGACCTCGCGGCCTGCTCCTCCTTGGAGGAAGCCCTCACGGGCCGCTATGAGCCCCTGGGGGTCGTCGGGCAGGGCAGCTTTGCCAAGGTCTTCCTGGCCCGACACATCCTGACGGGGACAAAGGTGGCCGTGAAAGTCCTGCGGAAGGGGGCGGGGGCCACCTTGTCCTGGGTCTTGTCGGAGCTGGACATCATGAAGGGCTTGGAGCACCCGCACGTGGTGCAGCTGCTGGAGATCGTGGAGACCCCCGGCACTGCCTACGTGGTGATGGAGCACATGGCTGGGGGCCAGCTGGGCCAGCACATCCCGGAGGTCGTGGGCCTGTGGGAGGACGAGGCCCGCATGCTGTTCGGGCAGGTGGCCAGCGCCGTGGGCTACTGCCACGCGCAGGGCATCGCGCACCGGGACGTGAAGGCGGACAACGTGCTGCTGGATGCCGCGGGCCGCGCCAAGCTGTGCGACTTCGGCCTGGCCTGCAGGTTCAGGGCCGGAGAgaagctgggcctgctctgcggCACCGTGGCCTACTGGGCCCCGGAGCTGCACCGGCGAGAGCCCTACGACGGCCCCGCGGTGGACGTCTGGAGCCTGGGTGTCCTCCTGATCCTCATGCTCACGGGCAGCGTCCCGTTCACCGGGGCCAGCTATGAGCAGGCCAAGGAGCAGGTGCTGCAGGCCAGGTACCACCTCCCGTTCCACCTGTCCGACGAGGCGCAGAGCCTGGTGTCCTGGATGCTGACCCTGGAGCCCGCGCACAGGCCCACGCTCCAGCAGATCCTGGGGCACCCGTGGCTGAGCCAGGATGGGGAACGCTGCCCGAGTCCTCCCGCCGAGCTGCTCCCCAAGCGCCCGGACACCTCCATCCTGCTGGCCATGCTGGACCTGGGCTACGGGCTGCAGGAGACCTGGGTGTCGGTGGCGACGCGCCAGTTCAACCAGGCCATGGCCACCTACCTCCTGCTGGGCCACCAGAAAACCCGGGGGGCGGGCTGCCAGGTGCGGCTGCAGGTACCTGGGCGGCCACAGGTGGGGCCTTGCCCGTCCCTGTCCATCCCCTCCAGCTtgactctgggcccaaggtggggcGTCAGCAGGCCGGCCATGCGCTCCTGGCCCCTCTCGGcctgtgagcagcagcagcagcagcctgaggaGCTCAAGCCTTcagggcaggtgggcagcaggagAGCCAGCCTGCCCGCCATCATGCTGTGCAGCCTGTCGGCCAGCGTCCCTGCTCCCGGCCCCACGGCCCCTCTGCCCGGGTCCTCCCAGGCCCTGGCACCGGATCCAAGCTCCTCCTCCACCGCGCAACCCCCTGCTGGCTCCAGGACCCCTGGCCTGACCCGTGACACCGCCAGGGGATGGAGGGGAGTGGTCCGGAGTATGGCCACCTGTCTGGCGAGGCTGTGCTGCTGCGTGCAGGCCCCCAGGACTGGCTCCGGACGCTCCAACAGAGTGGCTCCCGCAGCTGGAGGGCCtgcgccaccaccaccaccagcacccaGGGACCCCCCAGGACCTGCCCCCACCAGAGGTCAGGCCCTCAGAAGATTCTTCAAAAACAGAGTGGCTCCCTGGCCAGCGCCCAGCTGA